The following proteins come from a genomic window of Deltaproteobacteria bacterium:
- a CDS encoding PIG-L family deacetylase, with translation MRERILVFGAHPDDAEIGVGGTIAAYAQRGHRVVMVNLRVPGGNDDSFHHEKQRRQIEGQQAASLLGAELINFGLGRDGIQPDARLVSAFDQVIAEVRPTAIYTHWLGDSHPEHVALTRAVLASTRRNGCSLYMYEATIPGGISAEAFRAQKFVDISDTIESKMGSLSCYETQLEKYGQGWLEAIRGRAAHRGFQIGCRYAEAFEVIKEIAPITDLRGA, from the coding sequence ATGCGGGAGCGGATTCTTGTGTTTGGCGCCCACCCGGATGACGCGGAGATCGGCGTCGGCGGGACAATCGCGGCGTATGCCCAGCGCGGGCACCGCGTGGTGATGGTGAACCTGCGGGTGCCCGGCGGCAACGACGACAGCTTCCATCACGAAAAGCAGCGCCGTCAGATCGAAGGGCAGCAGGCCGCCAGCCTGCTCGGCGCCGAGCTGATCAACTTCGGGCTCGGCCGCGACGGCATTCAGCCCGACGCCCGCTTGGTGTCCGCCTTTGACCAGGTCATCGCCGAAGTACGGCCCACGGCGATCTACACCCACTGGCTCGGCGACAGTCACCCCGAGCATGTGGCACTAACGCGGGCGGTGCTGGCATCCACGCGCCGCAACGGCTGCTCGCTGTACATGTACGAGGCCACCATCCCGGGCGGCATCAGCGCGGAGGCGTTTCGCGCCCAGAAGTTCGTCGACATCAGCGACACCATCGAGAGCAAGATGGGCAGCCTCTCGTGCTACGAAACGCAACTGGAGAAGTACGGGCAGGGCTGGCTGGAAGCCATTCGCGGCCGCGCGGCGCACCGCGGATTTCAGATCGGGTGCCGTTACGCGGAAGCGTTCGAGGTGATCAAAGAGATCGCTCCGATTACGGACTTGCGGGGCGCATGA